From a single Capsicum annuum cultivar UCD-10X-F1 chromosome 12, UCD10Xv1.1, whole genome shotgun sequence genomic region:
- the LOC107851580 gene encoding protein jagunal homolog 1, with amino-acid sequence MNQRTAVRGRPSGTDGSDFSYRMVVDSRYTKVAKAKSRLAKLIFAQVVTQLMMAANVFVSLSKNESPDRVLVSSLAIGFVTIVAGELGRKKSRSNFLKFYVFGSSMSILLSVACLAISNLQLEAFQNFTSLETLKVAAVLLGFVVQLFAIGTTVSLIKNMAPPKRAS; translated from the exons ATGAATCAGAGGACAGCCGTTAGAGGGAGGCCGTCCGGAACTGATGGTTCTGATTTCTCCTACCGCATGGTCGTTGATTCCA GATACACGAAGGTTGCAAAAGCGAAGTCCCGTCTTGCCAAATTGATCTTCGCTCAG GTTGTCACTCAATTGATGATGGCAGCTAATGTATTTGTTTCATTATCGAAGAACGAGTCTCCAGATAGAGTTTTGGTTTCTTCCCTTGCGATTGGCTTCGTGACCATTGTGGCAGGAGAGCTAG GTCGAAAGAAAAGCCGATCCAACTTTCTGAAGTTTTATGTCTTTGGGTCATCGATGTCAATCCTGCTGTCAGTGGCATGTCTTGCTATTAGCAATCTTCAACTGGAG GCTTTCCAAAATTTTACAAGTTTGGAGACTCTAAAGGTTGCGGCTGTCTTACTAG GATTTGTGGTACAATTATTTGCAATTGGTACAACAGTTTCTCTTATTAAAAATATGGCACCTCCTAAGAGGGCTTCTTGA
- the LOC107849593 gene encoding beta-D-glucosyl crocetin beta-1,6-glucosyltransferase — translation MTCHQLYKTPFLISHPSSIKVYHFKIWIMATEVTKYPSTLKVLMFPWLAYGHISPFLNLAKKLADRGFLIYFCSTPINIKSIIKKIPEKYCDSIELVELHLQELPELPPHYHTTNGLPPHLNHTLQKAMKMFKPNFVKILQNLKPDLVIYDIVQQWAERAANEQNIPTVKLIPSGAVAVTYFFNLANKLGVDYPFPAIYLRKIEQVKMSETFAKHAEGKEDDDVDPFANGNMQIVLVSTSRILEAKYIDYCTELMNWRAVPVGPPVQDPMYNDDADEVELIDWLGKKGENSTVFVSFGTEYFLSREDREEIAFGLELSNVNFIWVVRYPNGEEQNLEDVLPKGFLERIGDRGRVLNKFAPQSRILNHPTTGGFVSHCGWNSVMESIDFGVPIIAMPVHLDQPMNARLMVELQVAVEIVRDDDDKIHRGEIAETLKGVVTGKIGENLRAKIRDISENLKSTRGEEMDAAANELIQLCKNSNKCK, via the coding sequence ATGACATGCCACCAACTCTACAAAACCCCATTTCTCATTTCTCATCCTTCAAGCATCAAAGTTTATCATTTCAAGATCTGGATCATGGCTACAGAAGTAACAAAGTATCCTAGTACTTTGAAAGTACTGATGTTCCCATGGTTGGCTTATGGTCACATCTCTCCATTTCTAAACTTAGCCAAGAAGCTCGCGGACAGAGGATTCTTGATTTACTTCTGTTCCACGCCCATTAATATCAAATCTATTATCAAGAAAATCCCCGAAAAGTACTGTGATTCCATTGAGCTTGTCGAACTTCACTTACAAGAATTGCCTGAACTTCCTCCTCATTACCATACGACAAATGGTCTCCCACCCCATCTCAATCACACCCTTCAAAAGGCCATGAAAATGTTCAAACCAAACTTCGTGAAAATCTTGCAAAACCTGAAACCTGATTTGGTGATTTATGACATAGTGCAGCAATGGGCTGAACGCGCAGCGAATGAACAAAACATTCCAACTGTCAAGCTCATACCTTCTGGTGCAGTTGCAGTTACATATTTTTTCAACTTGGCGAATAAACTAGGGGTTGATTACCCTTTCCCGGCTATTTATCTTAGGAAAATTGAGCAAGTTAAAATGAGCGAAACGTTCGCAAAGCATGCTGAGggaaaagaagatgatgatgtaGATCCTTTTGCTAATGGAAATATGCAAATAGTGTTGGTGAGTACCTCTAGAATTCTAGAGGCCAAGTACATAGATTATTGTACTGAGTTGATGAATTGGAGGGCTGTTCCTGTTGGTCCACCTGTCCAAGATCCAATGTATAATGACGACGCGGATGAAGTGGAGCTCATTGATTGGCTAGGGAAAAAAGGTGAGAATTCAACTGTTTTTGTCTCCTTTGGAACTGAGTATTTCTTGTCAAGAGAAGATAGGGAGGAAATAGCATTTGGGTTGGAGCTAAGTAATGTTAATTTCATATGGGTTGTAAGATATCCAAATGGGGAAGAGCAAAATCTTGAAGATGTATTGCCAAAAGGTTTTCTTGAAAGAATTGGAGATAGAGGAAGAGTTTTGAACAAATTTGCACCACAATCAAGAATTCTAAATCATCCGACTACCGGAGGATTTGTAAGTCATTGTGGTTGGAATTCAGTAATGGAAAGTATAGATTTCGGGGTTCCTATTATAGCCATGCCTGTGCATCTTGATCAGCCAATGAATGCTAGGTTGATGGTAGAGTTGCAAGTTGCGGTCGAGATTGTTAGAGATGATGATGACAAAATTCACAGAGGAGAAATTGCAGAAACTTTGAAAGGTGTCGTAACaggaaaaataggagaaaatttgAGGGCAAAAATTAGAGATATCAGCGAAAATTTGAAATCTACAAGAGGTGAAGAGATGGATGCTGCTGCTAATGAGCTAATTCAACTTTGTAAGAATAGTAACAAGTGCAAATAA